The region CCGGCGGAGGACATCATCGCCTGGTGCCGCCAGCATCTCGCCTCCTACAAGTGCCCGCGCACCGTGATCTTCACGGAGCTGCCCAAGACCTCCACGGGCAAGATCCAGAAGTTCCAGCTGCGGGAGATGGCCAGGGCTCATAAGGCGGCAGGGTGATCACGAGCGATCACCGCCCCTTCCACACGGGCTTGCGCTTCTCGATGAAGGCGTCGATGCCCTCGGCGGCATCGTCCGCCATCATGTTGCAGGCCATGACGTCGCCCGCATAGGCATAGGCCTCCTCCAGGCTCATGGAGCGCTGCCGGCCGAACATGGCCTTGCCCGTCCGGATCGCCACGGGGCTCTTGGCGCAGATCTCCGCCGTCAAGGCGGCGACGGCATCATCCAGCTCGGCATCGGGCGCCACTCTGCTGATGAGCCCAAAGGACAGGGCTTCGGAGGACGAAATGAAGCGTCCCGTCACCAGCATGTCGAAGGCATGCTTGGGCGTGATGTTGCGGGACAGCGCGACCGCAGGCGTGGAGCAGAACAGCCCCACGTTGATGCCCGAGACGGCAAAGGTCGCGCTCTCGGCGGCAACCGCCAGATCGCAGGACGCGACCAGCTGGCAGCCCGCCGCGGTTGCCATGCCGTGCACACGGGCGATCACCGGAACGGGCAGCTTGACGATTCCCTGCATCACCCGGCTGCACTGCGCGAACAGCGCCTGATAATACTCCTGACGCGGATTGGCCCGCATCTGCTTGAGGTCGTGCCCTGCGCAGAAGGCCTTGCCGGAGGCGGCAAGAACAACGCAGCGCACCGCTTCGTCGTCCCTCAGGTCGTCCAACGCCTGCTGAAGCGCCGACAGCATTTCCTCGGACAAGGCGTTGAACTGGGCCGGGCGGTTGAGCGTCAGCGTCACGACACCGTCCCGCTCGTCGCGCAGCAGAATGTCATTGCTGGAAACGGCCTGCTGGGCACTCATCGGCATTCTCCTCCGGATCCCTCCTGAAGCATCGGACCCAAAAGTGGATTTGCACTTTTCGGGCTGGATCCGACGTTTCCTCTATAGAAGAGAGCATCGTGCGGAAAACCGGTTCCACTTTCCGCGCGATGCTCTTGCGCATTGTGAGCAGGATCCAACCTGAATAAGCTCAGTATGGCAACAAGACCCTTGGAATGCCACCTCCTGGCCGGGTCCGAACAACAAGAGGTGCCATCGTGAGCAATTCGCCCATCAGCCGTTTTCCCGTTCCCGAGATCGCCGACCTGCCGGAGGATATCCGCACGCGGATCCTGGCGGTTCAGGAGAAGTCGGGCTTCGTGCCGAACGTCTTTCTCGTGCTGGCCCGCCGCCCGGACGAGTTCCGCGCCTTCTTCGCCTATCACGACGCCCTGATGGACAAGCCCGGCAATCTCACGAAGGCCGAGCGAGAGATGATCGTGGTGGCGACGAGCAACGCCAACCAATGCCAATATTGCGTCGTCGCCCACGGGGCCATCCTGCGGATCCGGGCCAAGAATCCGCTGATCGCCGACCAGGTCGCGATCAATTACCGCAAGGCCGACATCACGCCGAGACAGAAGGCGATGCTGGATTTCGCCATGAAGGTCGCGCTCGAGGCACACTCGGTCGGCGACGCGGACATTGCCGCGCTAGGCACCCTTGGGTTCTCAGAGGATGATGTATGGGACATCACGGCGATCGCGGCATTCTTTGCCATGTCCAACCGCCTCGCCAACGTCACCAGCATGCGGCCGAACGACGAGTTCTATTCGCTCGGCCGGGGGTGAGGCGCTCAGGCTGAGAGCACCTTGCCCGGATTGAGCCGGTTGTCGGGATCGAGCGCCCGCTTGATCGTCCGAGCGAGATCCATCTCGGGCGCGGCGCGATAGCGCGCCAGCTCGCCCACGCGGTACTGGCCGATGCCGTGCTCCGCCGAGATGCTTCCGCCGAAAGCCGCCACCACATCGTGCACGATCCGGTTCACGTGGCTGGCATCATGTCTCTCGTCGACGAGGACATTGTAGTGGATGTTGCCGTCTCCGAGGTGTCCGAAGGCGTTCACGCGCGTGCCCGGTGCGCCGGCCGCGAGCGCCTCCCCGGCCTCGATGAGGAAGCGCGGAACCTCCGTGAGCGGCACGGAGACATCGTGCTTCACGCTCTTACCCTCCCGCGCCTCGGATTCCGTGACATGCTCCCTCAGCGCCCACAGCTGGCTGGCCTGAGCTCCTGATTCGGCGATGACGCCATCGAGTGCCATCCCTTTTTCGAACGCCGCCCCCAGCATGGTCTCGGCAGCCTCCCGCAGGCCTGCGAGGCTGGAAGCCGCTTCGATGAGCACGAACCATTCGCCCTCTGCGATGGGCGCTTTCAAGCCGGCGTGCTTGGCGACAAGCTGCATGGAGGTGGCCGAGATCAACTCGAAGGCCGAAATCTGGTCGCCCAACTCGTCCTGGGCGAGCTCCAGAAGGCGTAGGGCGGCCGCGGGGTCCGCGACCGAGAGCAAGGCCGTCACCGAGTGTTTGGGCCGCGGCAGAAGCCTCAGGACGGCCGCCGTGACGATCCCGAGCGTCCCCTCGCTGCCGATGAAGAACTGCTTCCAGTCGTAGCCCGCATTGTCCTTTCGCAGCTTCCGCAGCCCGTGGACGATCGTGCCGTCGGGCAGAACGACCTCGAGGCCGAGCACGAGGCTGCGGGTCATGCCGTAGCGCAGGACGTTCACGCCACCCGCATTGGCCGCGATCACGCCGCCGATGGTGGCCGAGCCCTCCGCCGCCAGGCTGATCGGCAGCAGGCGCCCGGCGGCGCCGGCGGCATCCTGAGCGACTTTCAGGATGCACCCGGCCTCGGCCTCGATCGTCAGGCCGACCGGATCGACGCTGCGAATGGCGGCCATGCGATTGAGGGACAGAACGACCTGCGTGCCTGACGCATCCGGGACCGCTCCACCGGCGAGCCCCGTGTTGCCGCCCTGCGGAACGATGGCGGCCCCGGCCTCGCGGCAGATCTGCACGATCCGGGCGACCTGCTCGACTGAGGACGGACGGACGACACAGGCGGGCTTGCCCGGAAAGAGCCTGCGCCAGTCGATCGCATAGGGCTCGAGATCCGCCCCTTGCGTGATGACGGCCGCAGGGCCGAGAAGGCTCGTCAGGCGCGGCAGCAGGTCCGTCGCGTTGGTCATGGAAAAATCCCTCGCGGTTTCAGCACCGCTCCTGACCGATCAGGACGCAATCGTCAACGTGGCATGCGCGAGGGATATTCGGACAAATCCGCAACAAAGTGGCGGTCAACGCTTGCCCGATCCGGGCTCGGCGATCTTTCGGTGCTGTTCGGCGAGCATGCCGGCCGGCGTCACATTGGCCAGAATGGTGGTGAACTTGTTCTTCCAGCCGCTCACCACGTCGCCTTCGCCTTTCATCATGGCATCAAACCCGACCTTCGCCACCATGGCCGGATCATCCTTCTTGTCCTGACCGATCTGTGTGTCTTCCATGCCGGCCCGTTCGAAGAATTCGGTCTCGGTCGCGCCCGGCATCAGACATGTCACCGTGATGTTCGTATCCTTCAGTTCGTTCCGCAGCGCGAAGGAGAAAGAGTCGATAAAAGCCTTGGTGCCGTTGTACACGGCCTGGAAGGTGCCCGGCATGAAGCCGGCGATCGAGCCGGTGATGAGGATCTTGCCCTCGTTCCTCGACCGCATGTCCCGTCCGACCTTCTGGATCAGGTAGAGCGTCCCCGTAATGTTGGTGTCGATCACGTGGCGTGCTTCGGTGAAATCCTGATCGAGGAAGGCATGACCGAGACCATGGCCGGCATTGGCCAGGAGCGCGTCGACCGGTCGTCCACCGGCTGCAGCATAAAGTTTGTCGACGCCCTCGAGGGTGGAAAGATCAGCCTCGACGGCGTCGACCTTGGCGCCGAGCCCTTGAAAATCCTTCGCCGCGTCGTGAATGGCAGCCAGATCCGCTGCGACCAAGAGATCGTACCCGTTCTCGGCACAGAGTTTCGCAAGTTCATACCCGATACCCGAGGAGGCACCGGTCACGATGGCGAGCGGCTTTGCGGTTTCTGGCATGGCATTCTCCCAAGCGGTTCGAAGGAATGGCCCGGCCACTGTCAGAAAAGAGCGCAACCGGCATGTGGAGCTTGAACTCACGAAGAACCCTTCGGTTCAAAAATGCGCTCCAAGCGAAGCAGTCGCCCCTCCCGCCCGAAGCACCTTGACAGTTCAGTCCAGTCAAAGACCACTTCCGCGAAGATATCGGGCAGTTGCTTTCGTCATGGGGGCAAGTTACCTTCACCGTAACAACAAAAGAAAGCTTAGGCCCTTAAGGGCTGCAGCCGGGAGAAGCGCTCTTGGGTCCGCAAGAATCGGCGACGCTCGGCGTCGCGGTGAGTGGTAGCGCATGCGGGCACGCGAGGGCCCGAAACGCGGTGGAGCTTGGCACCGCGACGATCTCTCCATACCCCATCTCGTCCCCTCTCGAAGCCCTCCATCGAACAGAGCAGTGCCGATGACCCTTGCTCTGGAAGGCGTTTCGAAAAAGGTCGGAGCCGCGACGCATATCGACGACGTTCATCTGTCCCTGGAGCGGGGCTCTCTCAATGTCCTGCTTGGGGCGACGCTTGCCGGCAAGACCTCGCTCATGCGGCTCATGGCCGGGCTCGATGTGCCGACCACGGGCCGCGTCCTCGTCGACGGGCGGGATGTGACGGGCTGGCCCGTGCAACGCCGCAGCGTGGCCATGGTCTACCAGCAGTTCATCAATTACCCGTCGCTCGATGTTTATGAGAACATCGCCTCGCCTCTGCGGGTCGCCAGGCTGCCGAAGGCAGAGATCGACACGCGCGTTCGCGAGGCCGCCAGGCTCCTGAAGCTGGAACCCTATCTCGACCGGAAGCCCTTGAACCTCTCCGGCGGCCAGCAGCAGCGCACCGCCATCGCCCGCGCGCTGGTGAAGCGCGCGGATCTCGTCCTGCTCGACGAGCCCCTGGCCAATCTCGACTACAAGCTCCGCGAGGAACTGCGCGAGGAATTGCCGCGTGTCTTCGCGGCGTCGGGCGCCGTCTTCGTCTATGCGACGACGGAACCGTCGGAAGCCCTGCTCCTGGGCGGCAACACGGCGACCTTGTTCGAAGGCCGGGTGACCCAGTTCGGACCGACACCGCAGGTCTATCGCCGCCCTGACGATCTGACCACGGCCCGGGTTTTCTCCGATCCGCCGCTCAACACCCTGAGCGCCCGCAAGGCGGACGGCCAAGTGATCCTGAGCACGGGGGCCGAGATCCGCACGTCAGGTCCGCTCGCGGCCGTCCCGGACGGAGAATACACAATCGGCTTCAGAGCTCATCACCTCACCTTCGAACCGACAGGCTCCGACGGGATCGCCATTCCGGCCATCGTGTCCGTGTCCGAGATCACCGGGTCGGAAAGCTATGTCCATCTCGATGCCAGTGCGCATCGCCTCATTGCGCTCGTTCCGGGCGTGAGGCGGCTGGAGCCGAAATCTCCTGTTACGGCCTATATCGATCCGCGACACCTGTTCCTGTTCGACACAGGGGGCCGCTTGGCCGCTGCCGACCCGGCCCTGCGAGCGGCGTGAGGAGAGACCGATGGCCCGCATCACCCTCGATCATCTCGCCCATGCCTACAGGGCCGACCCTCACACCGCAGACGATTACGCCCTGAAGGAGATCAACCATGTGTGGAGCCAAGGCGGCGCCTATGCGCTGCTGGGGCCGTCCGGATGCGGCAAGACGACCCTGCTCAACATCATCTCAGGGCTGGTCCGCCCCACGCGCGGGCGCGTGCTCTTCGACGATCTCGATGTGACGGACCTGGCCACGGAAGCCCGCAATATCGCTCAGGTCTTCCAGTTCCCAGTGGTGTACGACACGATGAGCGTGCGCGAGAACCTGGCCTTCCCGCTCAAGAACCGGCGCGTCCCGCGCGACACGACCGCCGAGCGGGTGGAGGAGATCGCGCGCCTCCTCGACCTGACCCGCGTGCTCGACCGCAACGCAAGCAACCTTACGGCGGACATGAAGCAGAAAATCTCGCTCGGGCGGGGCCTGGTGCGCCCGGATGTGGCGGCCATCCTGTTCGACGAGCCGCTCACCGTAATCGATCCGCACCTGAAATGGCAGCTGCGCTCGACCTTGAAGGAGATCCACCGCACCCTCGACATCACCATGATCTATGTGACGCACGATCAGACGGAGGCGCTGACCTTCGCCGACAAGGTGGTCGTCATGCATGACGGCGCCGTGGTGCAGACGGGAACACCCGACGAACTGTTCGAACGCCCCGCCCACACTTTCGTCGGGCATTTCATCGGTTCGCCGGGCATGAACATCTTGCCGTGCAAGGTCGAAGGCGCTACGGCCTTCATCGGCAATCAAGCCATTCCCCTGCAGCGGACCTATCGGGCGCTCTATGATGGCGAGCGGGTCGAATTCGGCATCCGGCCGGAATTCGTGCGCCTTCAGCCGCGAGGATCGGGACTGCCTGTCCAGGTCCGTCGCATCGACGATATCGGCCGTGCCCGCATTGCCCGCGTGGAGATGAACGGCCGCCCTCTGGCCGCAAGCGTTCCGGAGGACATCTCCCTTGACGGAGACGAAGCCGCCCTCGCGCTCGATCCGCGCCAGATCCACATCTATGCCAATGGACACCTCGTCCCGGGCGAGCCGATCGGCGAGGGCCGGACATGACGAAAACCGTCAACAACAAGGCCTGGATCTTCGTTCTGCCGGTCTTCGCAATCGTGGCCTTTTCGGCTGTCCTGCCGCTGATGACCGTGGTGAACTACTCGGTTCAGGACACCTTCGGCAACAACCAGTTCTTCTGGAATGGGATCGGCTGGTTCCAGGAACTGCTCGATCCCTCCACGGAACTCGGCGGACGCTTCTTTGGCGCCCTGTGGCGCACCCTTCTCTTCTCGGCGATCATTCTCATGATCGAAGTGCCGCTCGGCATCGCGGTGGCGCTCGCCATGCCGCGGGAGGGCTGGACCGTCGCGCTCTGCCTCGTCCTGATGGCCCTGCCGCTTCTCATTCCGTGGAACGTGGTCGGCACGATCTGGCAGGTTTTCGCCCGTGGCGATATCGGCCTGCTCGGCTGGACACTCAATCATCTCGGCATCGACTACAACTACACTAACGATCCCATCGACGCCTGGGCGACCCTCATCGTCATGGATGTCTGGCATTGGACGAGTCTGGTCGCGCTTCTCTGCTATGCCGGATTGAAATCCATTCCCGACGCCTATTATCAAGCGGCCCGCATCGATGGCGCCTCGCGCTGGGCCGTCTTCCGCACCATCCAGCTGCCCAAGATGCGGCGCGTTCTGCTGATCGCGGTTCTCCTGCGCTTCATGGATTCCTTCATGATCTATACCGAACCCTTTGTGATCACCGGCGGCGGCCCGGGCAACGCGACCACATTTCTGTCCATCGATCTGGTGAAGCTGGCGCTCGGGCAGTTCGACCTCGGCAAGGCCGCCGCCATGTCCCTGGTCTACAACCTGATCATCCTCGCCATCTGCTGGGTATTCTACACCGTCATGACTAACGTGGATGCCCAGCGAGAGAGGGTCGAAACATGACCGGAACCATCGCCGTCGGCAGCTCCGATACCAAGCCCGTCGCAGCGCCGCTGGCCGCGAACCGTGCCTTGTCCGGCCCTCGCATCAGCGGGCGCGTTGTGGTGATGACGCTCTACCTCCTGTTCCTGATGCTGCCGATCTACTGGCTTCTGAACATGAGCCTGAAGACCAACATGGAGATCACGTCCGGCCTGACCCTCTGGCCGAAGGAGATCACCTTCGACAACTACATCAGGATCTTCACGGACCCGAGCTGGTATTCGGGCTACATCAACTCGCTGAGCTACGTCGTCATCAACACGGTGCTGTCGATCTCCTTCGCGCTTCCGGCGGCCTATGCCTTCTCGCGCTACAGGTTCCTCGGCGACAAGCACCTGTTCTTCTGGCTGCTCACGAACCGCATGGCGCCGGCCGCCGTCTTCGCCCTGCCCTTCTTCAATCTCTATTCCGCCATCGGGCTGTTCGATACGCCCTGGGCCGTGGCCCTCGCCCATTGCCTCTTCAACGTTCCGCTGGCCGTGTGGATCCTGGAAGGATTCATGTCGGGCGTACCACGGGAGATCGACGAGACCGCCGCCATCGACGGCTATTCGTATCCCCGCTTCTTCGTGAAGATCTTCATGCCGCTGATCGCCTCGGGCATCGGCGTCGCCGCCTTCTTCTGCTTCATGTTTTCCTGGGTCGAGCTTCTGCTGGCCCGCACCCTCACTTCGGTCAACGCCAAGCCGATCGCCGCCACTATGACGCGCACCATCTCGGCCGCCGGAATGGATTGGGGACTGCTCGCCGCTGCCGGCGTGCTCACCATCGTGCCGGGCGCGCTCGTGATCTGGTTCGTTCGCAACTACATCGCCAAGGGCTTTGCCCTGGGCCGGGTTTGAGGAGAGTGCCATGCCTGATCTCGCCTGGATGGCCTGGACGTGGCAGACGGGCCTCTTCTTTGCCGGCATCGCCAGCCTTCTGCTCGTCATGACCCTGCTGGCGATCCAGCGTTCTGAGACGGAACGTAT is a window of Microvirga lotononidis DNA encoding:
- a CDS encoding enoyl-CoA hydratase; amino-acid sequence: MSAQQAVSSNDILLRDERDGVVTLTLNRPAQFNALSEEMLSALQQALDDLRDDEAVRCVVLAASGKAFCAGHDLKQMRANPRQEYYQALFAQCSRVMQGIVKLPVPVIARVHGMATAAGCQLVASCDLAVAAESATFAVSGINVGLFCSTPAVALSRNITPKHAFDMLVTGRFISSSEALSFGLISRVAPDAELDDAVAALTAEICAKSPVAIRTGKAMFGRQRSMSLEEAYAYAGDVMACNMMADDAAEGIDAFIEKRKPVWKGR
- a CDS encoding peroxidase-related enzyme (This protein belongs to a clade of uncharacterized proteins related to peroxidases such as the alkylhydroperoxidase AhpD.); protein product: MPPPGRVRTTRGAIVSNSPISRFPVPEIADLPEDIRTRILAVQEKSGFVPNVFLVLARRPDEFRAFFAYHDALMDKPGNLTKAEREMIVVATSNANQCQYCVVAHGAILRIRAKNPLIADQVAINYRKADITPRQKAMLDFAMKVALEAHSVGDADIAALGTLGFSEDDVWDITAIAAFFAMSNRLANVTSMRPNDEFYSLGRG
- a CDS encoding FAD-binding oxidoreductase, giving the protein MTNATDLLPRLTSLLGPAAVITQGADLEPYAIDWRRLFPGKPACVVRPSSVEQVARIVQICREAGAAIVPQGGNTGLAGGAVPDASGTQVVLSLNRMAAIRSVDPVGLTIEAEAGCILKVAQDAAGAAGRLLPISLAAEGSATIGGVIAANAGGVNVLRYGMTRSLVLGLEVVLPDGTIVHGLRKLRKDNAGYDWKQFFIGSEGTLGIVTAAVLRLLPRPKHSVTALLSVADPAAALRLLELAQDELGDQISAFELISATSMQLVAKHAGLKAPIAEGEWFVLIEAASSLAGLREAAETMLGAAFEKGMALDGVIAESGAQASQLWALREHVTESEAREGKSVKHDVSVPLTEVPRFLIEAGEALAAGAPGTRVNAFGHLGDGNIHYNVLVDERHDASHVNRIVHDVVAAFGGSISAEHGIGQYRVGELARYRAAPEMDLARTIKRALDPDNRLNPGKVLSA
- a CDS encoding SDR family NAD(P)-dependent oxidoreductase; the protein is MPETAKPLAIVTGASSGIGYELAKLCAENGYDLLVAADLAAIHDAAKDFQGLGAKVDAVEADLSTLEGVDKLYAAAGGRPVDALLANAGHGLGHAFLDQDFTEARHVIDTNITGTLYLIQKVGRDMRSRNEGKILITGSIAGFMPGTFQAVYNGTKAFIDSFSFALRNELKDTNITVTCLMPGATETEFFERAGMEDTQIGQDKKDDPAMVAKVGFDAMMKGEGDVVSGWKNKFTTILANVTPAGMLAEQHRKIAEPGSGKR
- a CDS encoding ABC transporter ATP-binding protein, which encodes MTLALEGVSKKVGAATHIDDVHLSLERGSLNVLLGATLAGKTSLMRLMAGLDVPTTGRVLVDGRDVTGWPVQRRSVAMVYQQFINYPSLDVYENIASPLRVARLPKAEIDTRVREAARLLKLEPYLDRKPLNLSGGQQQRTAIARALVKRADLVLLDEPLANLDYKLREELREELPRVFAASGAVFVYATTEPSEALLLGGNTATLFEGRVTQFGPTPQVYRRPDDLTTARVFSDPPLNTLSARKADGQVILSTGAEIRTSGPLAAVPDGEYTIGFRAHHLTFEPTGSDGIAIPAIVSVSEITGSESYVHLDASAHRLIALVPGVRRLEPKSPVTAYIDPRHLFLFDTGGRLAAADPALRAA
- a CDS encoding ABC transporter ATP-binding protein, giving the protein MARITLDHLAHAYRADPHTADDYALKEINHVWSQGGAYALLGPSGCGKTTLLNIISGLVRPTRGRVLFDDLDVTDLATEARNIAQVFQFPVVYDTMSVRENLAFPLKNRRVPRDTTAERVEEIARLLDLTRVLDRNASNLTADMKQKISLGRGLVRPDVAAILFDEPLTVIDPHLKWQLRSTLKEIHRTLDITMIYVTHDQTEALTFADKVVVMHDGAVVQTGTPDELFERPAHTFVGHFIGSPGMNILPCKVEGATAFIGNQAIPLQRTYRALYDGERVEFGIRPEFVRLQPRGSGLPVQVRRIDDIGRARIARVEMNGRPLAASVPEDISLDGDEAALALDPRQIHIYANGHLVPGEPIGEGRT
- a CDS encoding carbohydrate ABC transporter permease — its product is MTKTVNNKAWIFVLPVFAIVAFSAVLPLMTVVNYSVQDTFGNNQFFWNGIGWFQELLDPSTELGGRFFGALWRTLLFSAIILMIEVPLGIAVALAMPREGWTVALCLVLMALPLLIPWNVVGTIWQVFARGDIGLLGWTLNHLGIDYNYTNDPIDAWATLIVMDVWHWTSLVALLCYAGLKSIPDAYYQAARIDGASRWAVFRTIQLPKMRRVLLIAVLLRFMDSFMIYTEPFVITGGGPGNATTFLSIDLVKLALGQFDLGKAAAMSLVYNLIILAICWVFYTVMTNVDAQRERVET
- a CDS encoding carbohydrate ABC transporter permease, giving the protein MTLYLLFLMLPIYWLLNMSLKTNMEITSGLTLWPKEITFDNYIRIFTDPSWYSGYINSLSYVVINTVLSISFALPAAYAFSRYRFLGDKHLFFWLLTNRMAPAAVFALPFFNLYSAIGLFDTPWAVALAHCLFNVPLAVWILEGFMSGVPREIDETAAIDGYSYPRFFVKIFMPLIASGIGVAAFFCFMFSWVELLLARTLTSVNAKPIAATMTRTISAAGMDWGLLAAAGVLTIVPGALVIWFVRNYIAKGFALGRV